The Hydrogenophaga crocea genome contains a region encoding:
- a CDS encoding SPFH domain-containing protein: protein MLGIRFIKSQPTTHLMQFRGGKLVRQGAGLSFFYYAPTTSLVAVPIASRDAGFMLELVTSDFQGVTVQGEVTYRVGDPGRIYKMMDFSLEADGVTYASEDPERLQDRVVMQVRAIVQQVIQALPLRNALKATAEVARAVQEQLGKQPEVQALGLEILGVAVVAIKPTPDIARALEAEAREANLKAADDAISQRRMAGVQNERAIRQNELDTEIAVEVKKREIQETQMEARAAAMRRQNELRAEQMSADIVLENQRKEFVASAAENTRQEAEAQAHKVRAVMDALEKADPRVVQALAAVGMQPGQLIAQAFGGIAERAERIGQLNMSPELLSSLLGAGGGTTGVAAARRPV, encoded by the coding sequence ATGCTTGGTATCCGCTTCATCAAATCGCAGCCCACCACCCACCTCATGCAGTTCCGCGGGGGCAAGCTGGTGCGCCAGGGGGCCGGGCTGTCCTTCTTTTACTACGCGCCCACCACCTCGCTGGTGGCGGTGCCGATCGCCAGCCGCGACGCTGGCTTCATGCTGGAGCTGGTCACCAGCGACTTCCAGGGCGTGACGGTGCAGGGCGAGGTCACCTACCGGGTGGGCGACCCGGGCCGCATCTACAAGATGATGGACTTCTCGCTGGAGGCCGACGGTGTCACCTACGCCTCGGAGGATCCCGAGCGCCTGCAGGACCGGGTGGTCATGCAGGTGCGCGCCATCGTGCAGCAGGTGATCCAGGCGCTGCCGCTGCGCAACGCCCTCAAGGCCACGGCCGAGGTGGCCCGGGCGGTGCAGGAGCAGCTGGGCAAGCAGCCCGAGGTGCAGGCGCTGGGCCTGGAGATCCTGGGGGTGGCGGTCGTGGCCATCAAGCCCACGCCCGACATTGCCCGAGCGCTGGAGGCCGAAGCCCGCGAGGCCAACCTCAAGGCGGCCGATGACGCCATCTCGCAGCGGCGCATGGCCGGCGTGCAGAACGAACGGGCGATCCGCCAGAACGAGCTGGACACCGAGATCGCGGTGGAGGTGAAAAAGCGCGAGATCCAGGAAACGCAGATGGAGGCCCGGGCCGCGGCCATGCGGCGCCAGAACGAGTTGCGCGCCGAGCAGATGAGCGCCGACATCGTGCTGGAGAACCAGCGCAAGGAGTTCGTGGCGAGCGCGGCCGAGAACACGCGCCAGGAGGCCGAGGCCCAGGCGCACAAGGTGCGCGCCGTGATGGACGCGCTGGAGAAGGCCGACCCCCGGGTGGTGCAGGCGCTGGCGGCCGTGGGCATGCAGCCCGGCCAGCTCATCGCCCAGGCCTTCGGCGGCATCGCCGAGCGAGCCGAGCGCATCGGCCAGCTCAACATGTCGCCCGAGTTGCTCAGCTCTTTGCTGGGTGCGGGCGGTGGCACCACCGGGGTTGCGGCGGCGCGGAGGCCGGTGTGA
- a CDS encoding sugar kinase — MTTAASDRRVVLVTRRTRLDTLIARHNTLGQAKFYVEHLGADFSDYLKESEAYAASLRVTVQALQAWGRYQIVDRSLLANFVFAPSDIVVALGQDGLVANTMKYLEGQPLVGLNPEPSRWDGVLLPFQPADLAAILPGVAAEHRNTRSVTMAEARLSDGQVLRAVNDLFIGPRSHTSALYDLSYGGQTEFQSSSGLIVSTGLGSTAWLKSIVTGSLAIARSLGASTDEEDYQPMPWEERALVFAVREPFPTRTAKATLVHGRVLAGEPLRVRSRMPDNGIIFSDGMEADYLQFTAGMEAIIAPSETCGRLVL, encoded by the coding sequence GTGACCACCGCCGCCAGCGATCGGCGGGTGGTGCTGGTGACGCGGCGCACTCGGTTGGACACCCTCATCGCACGCCACAACACGCTCGGGCAGGCGAAGTTCTATGTGGAGCACCTGGGGGCCGACTTCTCCGACTACCTCAAGGAGAGTGAAGCCTATGCGGCGAGCCTGCGGGTGACCGTGCAGGCACTGCAGGCCTGGGGGCGTTACCAGATCGTCGACCGCTCGCTGCTGGCCAACTTCGTCTTCGCGCCGAGCGACATCGTGGTGGCCCTGGGCCAGGACGGCCTGGTGGCCAACACGATGAAGTACCTCGAGGGCCAGCCGCTGGTGGGGCTCAACCCCGAGCCCTCCCGCTGGGACGGTGTGCTGCTGCCGTTCCAGCCGGCCGATCTCGCCGCCATCCTGCCGGGGGTGGCCGCCGAGCACCGCAACACCCGCTCTGTGACCATGGCCGAGGCGCGGCTGAGCGACGGCCAGGTGCTGCGCGCGGTGAACGATCTCTTCATCGGGCCGCGCAGCCACACCTCGGCGCTGTACGACCTCTCCTACGGCGGCCAGACCGAGTTCCAGTCGTCCTCGGGGCTCATCGTCTCCACCGGTCTGGGCTCCACCGCATGGCTCAAGAGCATCGTGACGGGCTCGCTGGCCATCGCGCGCAGCTTGGGCGCCAGCACTGATGAGGAGGACTACCAGCCCATGCCCTGGGAAGAACGAGCCCTTGTGTTCGCCGTGCGTGAGCCGTTCCCGACGCGGACCGCGAAGGCAACGCTGGTCCACGGGCGGGTATTGGCAGGCGAGCCGCTGCGGGTGCGCTCGCGGATGCCGGACAACGGCATCATCTTTTCCGACGGCATGGAGGCTGACTACCTCCAGTTCACCGCAGGGATGGAGGCCATCATTGCGCCTTCTGAAACGTGCGGCAGACTGGTACTCTGA
- a CDS encoding DUF1643 domain-containing protein, translating to MTFAPIGKSALATDKAGLVPHFRVVGRFYEHLGTNGLFPSRSVLEIARAARDPASGATPWSEACDAIFVMMNPGKSEPLTAQAPTSLAASRLVPTEPDMTQYQLMRLMLAIGWGHVRVLNLSDLREKDSSKLRGHVKRFEAQHGHDGHSIFSPIRQKELSGALRRKTGAPIFLAWGVSPWLKILASRALSVLSETGAHATVGWQHPLRSWAYYHPLPRKKSIEVMWRLKAFELLALGAL from the coding sequence ATGACCTTTGCTCCCATTGGAAAGTCCGCACTGGCGACAGATAAGGCTGGACTCGTACCGCACTTTCGGGTGGTCGGCCGCTTCTATGAACACCTTGGCACGAATGGGCTCTTTCCGTCCCGATCTGTGCTTGAGATTGCACGAGCGGCGCGAGATCCTGCCAGCGGCGCAACACCCTGGTCCGAAGCATGCGACGCGATATTTGTCATGATGAACCCGGGAAAATCAGAGCCGCTGACTGCGCAAGCTCCAACATCTCTAGCTGCTTCCCGGTTGGTTCCGACCGAACCCGACATGACGCAGTACCAGCTCATGCGCCTGATGCTTGCAATCGGATGGGGTCATGTGCGCGTGTTGAATCTTTCTGATCTGCGCGAAAAGGACAGCTCAAAGCTGCGCGGCCATGTGAAGCGCTTCGAAGCGCAGCACGGACACGATGGGCACTCCATCTTCTCCCCCATCCGTCAGAAAGAGCTCAGTGGGGCACTTCGTCGAAAGACCGGTGCGCCCATCTTCTTGGCCTGGGGTGTCAGTCCTTGGCTAAAGATCCTGGCCAGTCGTGCACTGTCCGTACTCAGCGAAACAGGTGCTCATGCAACAGTGGGGTGGCAGCACCCATTGCGATCATGGGCCTACTATCACCCGCTTCCCCGAAAAAAATCGATCGAGGTCATGTGGCGGCTCAAGGCCTTCGAGCTTCTGGCACTAGGCGCACTCTGA
- a CDS encoding OST-HTH/LOTUS domain-containing protein, whose amino-acid sequence MPDAFNPVSQHEVQRQLGRCLLRIQQYERLLKSMLSLHRFGEPADELQAIREKNIKQFGGKTLGQLAEVLFDTFAVREGTEHPVLDESRIAGDQMLMSFQFQMQMKEEGLDRMRSAVEELVRLRNELVHHLIERFNVWTDAGCDAALQHLKTTYAVIDSRYVELCEWAENLDKAREAAAAFAQGPVFTDWIVNGIAPDGSIDWQGAGIVRALREALKLMANDGWLQLDAAKRWMAAHHPDQTPERYGCKSWPHALQESKAFQLEYRQHEEERVAWFRELT is encoded by the coding sequence ATGCCAGACGCCTTCAATCCTGTGTCTCAACATGAAGTCCAGCGGCAGCTTGGCCGCTGTCTGCTGCGGATTCAACAGTACGAGCGCCTGTTGAAGAGCATGCTCAGCCTGCATCGATTCGGGGAACCTGCCGATGAACTCCAGGCCATCCGCGAGAAGAACATCAAGCAATTTGGTGGGAAGACGCTTGGCCAGCTCGCCGAAGTGCTTTTTGACACTTTTGCAGTTCGCGAGGGTACCGAACACCCTGTCTTGGATGAATCCAGGATTGCTGGCGATCAGATGTTGATGTCCTTCCAGTTCCAGATGCAGATGAAGGAGGAAGGCCTGGATCGCATGCGATCAGCAGTTGAGGAGCTCGTGCGTCTGCGCAATGAACTCGTACACCACCTTATCGAGCGGTTCAATGTGTGGACAGATGCGGGGTGCGACGCTGCACTTCAGCACCTGAAGACCACCTACGCCGTCATTGATTCTCGCTACGTGGAGTTGTGTGAATGGGCCGAAAACTTGGACAAGGCGCGCGAGGCCGCTGCCGCCTTCGCTCAGGGCCCTGTTTTCACCGACTGGATAGTCAACGGCATCGCACCGGACGGATCCATCGATTGGCAGGGAGCGGGCATCGTCCGAGCACTACGGGAAGCCCTCAAGCTCATGGCGAACGACGGCTGGCTGCAGCTTGATGCTGCGAAGCGCTGGATGGCTGCGCACCACCCAGACCAAACCCCTGAGCGCTACGGGTGCAAGTCTTGGCCGCACGCACTACAAGAGTCCAAGGCGTTTCAGCTCGAGTACCGCCAGCACGAAGAAGAGCGCGTAGCGTGGTTTCGTGAACTGACTTGA
- a CDS encoding AAA family ATPase, whose product MDTKDATCVAIPSKDRLLWLTEWARQRGATHPAFDFNTDDALSGPFVRIVLGIDPDRTPESRAAALLGFSSHLKRHLEEVPSRAQFAADLRRVLPRGLAIEEMHAYVHVYYALHEHRAETASLRHGSHTGFELTFKGEPVATAQTMGIASTVLDEAYGLLVSMSRSDFDAMSRFTRLRAAELLLTYFLHGTGRVQSWTIEDRRQLLMSEGCRIWRLLNPQDFFRLESGATQAVPLRDAALLAVVDRLASEDKVPRTAVPSGNAGHDDLGRSEPTQRKRGDSPFPMHVVIPGDIPPARDADDSAKINRYRPLQGPLAVELLPDLTSLSAIQQRLEDEFPWARGAVGEVLGELRLKRRCGALRCRLTPVLIAGGPGVGKTRFARRLAEELNLGFRAINVGGMHDSNALLGTSRGWSTGQPSPLLDLLLQSQSASGLVLLDEVEKAANNTVNSPPIASALLGLLEPESNRNWYDLFLQTECDLSMMSFILTCNSLQSLSKPLLSRCRLVYFDQPKREHIEAVVPHALSDLAREWGLPQDVFLGYELMVRALPVGSMRELKAVLTYQLKSELIAGQSKWLQ is encoded by the coding sequence ATGGATACCAAAGACGCGACCTGTGTGGCGATCCCCTCCAAGGATCGACTCTTGTGGCTCACTGAGTGGGCGCGCCAGCGGGGCGCAACGCATCCCGCTTTCGATTTCAATACCGACGATGCGCTGAGCGGGCCGTTCGTACGCATCGTATTGGGAATCGACCCGGATAGAACGCCCGAGAGCCGGGCAGCCGCACTGCTCGGCTTCTCCAGTCACCTGAAACGCCACCTCGAAGAGGTTCCCTCGCGCGCGCAGTTCGCTGCAGACCTGCGACGTGTGCTACCCCGGGGGCTCGCGATCGAGGAGATGCATGCGTATGTTCACGTGTACTACGCCCTACATGAACATCGAGCCGAGACCGCATCACTGAGGCATGGGTCGCACACTGGCTTCGAGCTCACGTTCAAGGGGGAGCCTGTGGCCACCGCCCAGACCATGGGCATCGCGAGCACCGTACTCGATGAGGCCTATGGCCTGCTCGTGAGCATGAGCAGATCCGACTTCGACGCCATGAGTCGCTTTACGCGGCTGCGGGCTGCTGAGCTGCTGTTGACCTACTTCCTCCACGGTACTGGGCGCGTACAGAGTTGGACCATCGAGGATCGCCGTCAGCTTTTGATGTCAGAGGGTTGTCGGATCTGGCGACTGCTCAATCCACAAGACTTCTTTCGGCTGGAGAGTGGCGCGACGCAGGCCGTGCCATTGCGTGATGCCGCGCTACTGGCCGTGGTTGATCGCCTGGCGTCAGAAGACAAAGTGCCGCGCACGGCAGTACCGTCCGGCAATGCCGGCCATGACGATCTCGGGCGCTCTGAGCCGACGCAGAGGAAGAGGGGTGATTCGCCATTTCCGATGCACGTCGTGATCCCAGGCGACATCCCTCCTGCCAGGGACGCCGACGATTCCGCAAAGATCAACCGCTATCGGCCTCTGCAGGGGCCTCTGGCAGTCGAGTTATTGCCTGACCTGACCAGCCTGTCAGCCATTCAGCAGCGGCTGGAAGATGAGTTTCCCTGGGCGCGCGGCGCCGTCGGCGAGGTGCTCGGCGAACTGCGACTGAAGCGTCGATGTGGGGCGCTGAGATGTCGGCTCACACCAGTTTTGATTGCTGGCGGCCCGGGTGTTGGCAAAACCCGGTTTGCCCGACGACTCGCTGAGGAACTCAATCTGGGCTTCCGGGCGATCAATGTCGGGGGCATGCACGACTCGAACGCGCTCCTTGGCACCAGCCGAGGGTGGTCAACCGGCCAGCCCTCACCATTACTCGATCTGCTTCTTCAATCGCAGAGCGCCTCGGGGTTGGTGCTCCTGGATGAAGTGGAGAAGGCTGCAAACAACACCGTCAATAGCCCGCCGATTGCGAGCGCCCTGCTGGGTCTTTTGGAGCCTGAATCCAACCGCAATTGGTACGACCTTTTTCTGCAGACCGAGTGCGATCTGTCCATGATGAGCTTCATCCTGACATGCAACTCGCTGCAGTCGCTTTCGAAGCCGCTGCTGTCTCGTTGCCGCCTGGTGTACTTCGATCAACCGAAGCGCGAGCACATTGAGGCGGTGGTACCCCACGCGCTCAGCGATCTCGCTCGCGAATGGGGGCTGCCTCAGGACGTCTTCTTGGGCTATGAGTTGATGGTGCGTGCGCTGCCAGTGGGCAGCATGCGCGAACTCAAGGCGGTGCTGACGTATCAGCTCAAGTCAGAGCTGATCGCGGGCCAATCGAAGTGGCTTCAATGA
- a CDS encoding DNA-binding protein codes for MPKPLTPITRTADAVRSEFAERGITIRDWARSEGFSDKLVYYVLTGKRIPRRGTSYRIALALGMRAPQPSASITTK; via the coding sequence ATGCCAAAGCCTCTGACCCCAATCACCCGAACCGCAGACGCCGTACGAAGCGAGTTTGCAGAGCGGGGCATCACTATTCGAGACTGGGCCCGAAGTGAGGGCTTCTCGGACAAGCTGGTCTATTACGTATTGACAGGGAAACGCATACCCCGGCGCGGCACCAGCTATCGGATCGCCCTTGCTCTGGGGATGCGCGCGCCACAGCCAAGTGCCTCAATCACCACGAAATGA
- a CDS encoding TnsA endonuclease N-terminal domain-containing protein: MARSARKVVTRSPARSVRLINLPHLQSEAIEAESSVERDFAHLAALYPFTRRILHQPFRLDLDDRKYTPDFLVEFDDRSSIVIEVKVESKLERFESVYQAAKAKLAAHGVCLKIAHDQMIRTEGRAERALLIRRYSKDHCNEGEAQAILGLAQESQTGVRMSELLSRGFALPTIYHLIARRRMCTDSALDISRGAVLASINNLITEGRHADHFDRWLDA; the protein is encoded by the coding sequence ATGGCTCGATCCGCCAGGAAAGTGGTTACCCGATCGCCTGCCAGATCGGTTCGCTTAATCAATCTCCCCCACCTGCAATCAGAGGCTATTGAGGCAGAGTCGTCTGTCGAGCGCGATTTCGCCCATCTGGCAGCGCTCTACCCATTTACGAGGCGAATCCTGCACCAGCCATTTCGACTGGACTTGGACGACCGTAAGTACACACCGGACTTCTTGGTGGAATTCGATGACCGAAGCAGCATCGTCATTGAAGTCAAGGTGGAGTCGAAACTGGAGAGGTTTGAGTCCGTGTATCAGGCAGCGAAGGCAAAACTCGCGGCCCACGGTGTGTGCTTGAAGATCGCACACGACCAGATGATTCGAACAGAGGGCCGCGCGGAACGCGCACTGCTCATTCGCAGGTACAGCAAGGACCACTGCAATGAGGGCGAGGCGCAGGCCATTCTTGGTTTGGCGCAAGAAAGCCAGACCGGCGTGCGCATGAGCGAGTTGTTGTCACGCGGCTTCGCCCTACCAACGATTTATCACCTGATTGCTCGTCGCCGAATGTGCACGGACAGCGCACTGGACATAAGCCGCGGCGCAGTACTCGCCAGCATCAACAACCTCATCACGGAGGGTCGTCATGCAGATCACTTTGATCGCTGGCTTGATGCTTAA
- a CDS encoding DNA-binding domain-containing protein — MQITLIAGLMLKHGTRVLEVVRELEDGEFILEDVLTRRPHSLTRTELLKRIYANQLVVVSGDRQLPGERPILTNAVVDLTTLSEGERNRLEKRLAYVKAAHRMRVTRGQRKRISKLIESVAMRLGDQEPPSASALMLWLKNYEKSSRNPLALVDRHRFRKAVKRLSSVVEALVWRTLKRHYFTKDRHTLKHAYNQLTLGLKEAVSEGAIPAEEAQVSIATLHRRVKDVDLYQRVASREGAARARMVCRTAFPDGVAEYPLQRVEIDHTPLNWVVICDRTGLPLGRPTLTVMIDAYSGYILGFYISFYGPGLTSVAGVVRNAVMPKDELTTGLGLTSRWIAHGLGDEWVIDNGLEFHSFGFKAMAMALGVDVMYCRVRTPWLKPHVERFFSGLNTLTLVKGRVSRVTPNIVRIDPYKDAAITFSDLVRGLLQYVTDVYPHQPNWRKMATPYELYADGVERCPPARYPGSFSQFMLASGMSQMLTFSQGGLQMLGLPYGSYDFQPMADKYGTGYKVLCKWDPDDISMLHVQTPDKRWIEAQCRWSTYAQGLSFNQHRLIRNFNKKQLQAPDREEQLLLAQQRLHEHWLDSTVLRKRQDALLAARSQDFTSAKVLSWSERSNTWRPDPLPANRLIAAEEITYAEHEVPSFDSFRF; from the coding sequence ATGCAGATCACTTTGATCGCTGGCTTGATGCTTAAGCATGGCACGAGAGTGCTGGAGGTTGTGAGGGAGCTCGAAGATGGCGAGTTCATACTGGAAGACGTTCTCACGCGAAGACCTCATTCACTTACGCGCACCGAACTGCTGAAGAGGATCTACGCGAACCAGCTCGTGGTTGTTTCTGGCGATCGGCAGCTCCCAGGCGAACGCCCGATACTGACAAACGCCGTAGTCGACCTGACCACCCTGTCAGAGGGCGAACGGAATCGGTTGGAGAAGCGGCTTGCATACGTCAAGGCAGCGCACCGGATGCGAGTTACTCGCGGGCAACGCAAGCGGATTTCGAAGCTGATTGAAAGCGTGGCGATGCGCCTTGGAGATCAAGAACCGCCCTCTGCATCGGCACTCATGCTGTGGCTCAAGAACTATGAGAAGAGCTCCCGTAACCCACTTGCGCTGGTCGACAGGCACCGGTTTCGCAAAGCGGTCAAACGCCTTTCATCAGTGGTCGAGGCGCTGGTTTGGAGGACTCTCAAGCGCCACTACTTCACCAAGGACAGACACACGCTCAAGCATGCCTACAACCAGCTGACGCTGGGACTGAAAGAAGCTGTCAGTGAGGGAGCAATTCCTGCAGAAGAGGCACAAGTCAGCATTGCCACCCTTCATCGGCGAGTCAAGGATGTCGACCTGTATCAGCGAGTGGCCTCGCGGGAAGGAGCCGCTCGGGCTCGCATGGTGTGTAGAACCGCCTTTCCTGACGGCGTGGCGGAGTACCCACTGCAGCGCGTGGAGATCGATCACACGCCGCTGAACTGGGTAGTTATTTGCGACCGCACGGGGCTTCCACTGGGTCGGCCAACCTTGACGGTCATGATCGACGCTTACTCAGGCTACATCCTTGGCTTTTACATCAGCTTCTACGGACCGGGATTGACATCCGTGGCGGGAGTTGTCCGCAACGCGGTCATGCCCAAGGACGAACTGACCACCGGCCTTGGGTTGACCTCTCGCTGGATCGCACATGGTCTCGGAGACGAATGGGTGATCGACAACGGTCTTGAATTCCATAGCTTTGGGTTCAAGGCAATGGCTATGGCACTGGGCGTCGATGTCATGTACTGCCGGGTCCGCACCCCCTGGCTGAAACCCCATGTGGAGCGCTTCTTTTCAGGATTGAACACATTGACTCTGGTAAAAGGTCGGGTCAGTCGGGTGACACCAAACATCGTACGCATCGACCCATACAAGGATGCGGCCATCACCTTCAGCGACCTCGTACGTGGACTTCTCCAGTATGTGACTGACGTCTACCCACATCAGCCTAACTGGAGAAAGATGGCAACACCGTACGAGCTGTATGCCGACGGAGTTGAACGCTGCCCGCCCGCTCGATATCCCGGGAGCTTCTCGCAGTTCATGCTCGCGTCGGGAATGTCACAGATGCTGACGTTCTCGCAGGGAGGCCTCCAGATGCTCGGCCTTCCCTACGGCTCATATGATTTCCAACCCATGGCCGACAAGTATGGCACCGGCTACAAGGTACTGTGCAAATGGGATCCTGATGACATCTCAATGCTCCATGTCCAGACTCCCGACAAGCGCTGGATTGAGGCGCAATGCAGATGGTCTACATACGCTCAGGGCCTGAGCTTCAACCAGCATCGCCTGATCCGCAACTTCAACAAGAAGCAGCTTCAGGCCCCGGATCGTGAAGAGCAGTTGCTTCTAGCGCAGCAGCGCCTGCATGAGCATTGGCTGGACTCAACAGTTCTTCGCAAACGCCAAGACGCGCTACTGGCAGCACGCTCACAGGACTTCACCTCTGCAAAGGTTCTCTCCTGGTCAGAGCGAAGCAACACATGGAGGCCTGATCCCCTGCCCGCGAACAGACTCATTGCTGCAGAGGAGATTACTTACGCGGAACACGAAGTCCCGAGTTTCGACTCTTTCAGGTTCTGA
- a CDS encoding TniB family NTP-binding protein has product MAKDIPEFTHSPRLDGISDNAPEGLERWMKTYSVEAVRVGIEVDRLIVRHPGYVSALKCVDRLFQLGTEMETPHGARIIGSSGTGKAALLRYFVRSVPRSSLFSQGLGVIALRVPARPRTGEFIGHLLRLTRYPFVIGSAKQLYQKRPLVAEALKGVGTRLIWLRKAENLMESEAPRMSHGESKSSMEVIDFLLELVDESQVSLVLSGSEALEKLDAVSAELAARTPTIERLTSFPDDVSWLGFVRSFVDGCKPFDLTFLKDPRVAKRLHMASNGNLRQFKQLITEATMLAVNQNLLTLNQKLMSEAYTAVWGTASPRSNPFA; this is encoded by the coding sequence ATGGCCAAAGACATACCTGAGTTCACCCATTCCCCGCGTCTCGACGGCATATCGGACAACGCGCCGGAGGGCCTTGAGCGGTGGATGAAAACATACTCCGTGGAGGCGGTCCGCGTCGGAATCGAGGTAGACAGGCTCATTGTCCGTCATCCCGGTTACGTTAGTGCGTTGAAATGTGTCGATCGTCTGTTTCAGCTCGGAACCGAGATGGAAACACCGCACGGCGCAAGGATCATTGGCAGTTCGGGGACTGGCAAGGCTGCTTTGCTTAGGTACTTCGTCCGATCCGTACCTCGTTCATCGCTGTTTTCCCAAGGCTTGGGGGTGATAGCACTACGAGTGCCTGCCAGGCCGAGAACCGGCGAGTTCATTGGCCACCTCTTGAGATTGACAAGGTACCCCTTCGTCATCGGATCTGCGAAGCAGCTCTACCAGAAGCGGCCACTGGTAGCAGAAGCACTGAAGGGCGTCGGTACCAGACTCATTTGGCTACGCAAGGCCGAGAACCTTATGGAGTCTGAAGCACCGCGAATGTCTCACGGGGAGAGCAAAAGCAGCATGGAGGTCATCGACTTCCTACTTGAGCTTGTAGACGAAAGTCAGGTCAGTCTCGTTCTGAGCGGTTCTGAGGCTCTAGAAAAACTTGATGCCGTCTCAGCCGAGCTCGCGGCTCGTACACCCACCATCGAGCGCCTGACGTCTTTTCCAGACGATGTCTCCTGGCTTGGCTTCGTTCGTTCCTTCGTCGATGGTTGCAAGCCGTTCGACTTGACTTTTCTCAAGGACCCAAGGGTTGCCAAGCGACTGCACATGGCGAGCAATGGAAACCTGCGGCAGTTCAAGCAGTTGATCACGGAAGCCACGATGCTCGCCGTAAACCAGAATCTGCTGACACTAAACCAGAAGCTGATGTCAGAGGCTTACACGGCGGTCTGGGGTACAGCCTCACCACGGAGCAATCCGTTTGCTTGA
- a CDS encoding TniQ family protein, with product MGFCLRSASENVSSLSQIRRLLGVGENEQFKQSHAARLSRLTGASEAWLIYALPERAGKGAGRRYRCYGHAFRTPTALRARNPQVCPLCIHHHGYAMAVWDLGMSTTCLEHGICLVDQCPTCHRLLRWDRPSLLWGHCAHAISANFIGAEAPGVTRSFQALIETSFKKESTNSLLEEFQLPRWLDGLSPSGWTDLMLAFGTIEERFQVPADGTYTRLHRSESALSIVTRGFERLMTWARTCASPSTITDLIAFAPLQGLLLEPAGDADLQIGQRLCEAVYGVDISQKLRTRNPALAQMSLF from the coding sequence TTGGGCTTCTGCCTGCGATCAGCCTCTGAAAACGTATCCTCCCTCAGTCAGATTCGCAGACTGCTGGGCGTAGGTGAGAACGAACAGTTCAAGCAATCACATGCGGCTCGCCTAAGTCGGCTCACCGGCGCCTCAGAAGCGTGGCTGATTTATGCACTACCGGAGCGCGCAGGCAAGGGGGCAGGTAGACGATACCGATGCTATGGGCACGCATTCCGCACGCCGACCGCGCTGCGAGCGAGAAACCCGCAGGTGTGTCCACTCTGTATCCACCACCACGGATACGCCATGGCCGTCTGGGACCTTGGTATGTCGACGACATGCCTTGAGCACGGCATTTGTCTGGTAGACCAGTGCCCTACGTGTCACCGATTGCTGCGCTGGGATCGACCGAGTCTCCTTTGGGGGCACTGCGCTCACGCAATCTCTGCCAACTTTATCGGCGCCGAAGCCCCAGGAGTGACAAGATCCTTTCAAGCTTTGATAGAGACCTCATTCAAAAAGGAGAGCACGAATTCACTCCTTGAAGAGTTCCAGCTGCCACGATGGTTGGATGGGCTGTCGCCAAGCGGGTGGACCGACCTCATGCTGGCCTTTGGCACCATTGAAGAAAGATTTCAGGTACCCGCGGACGGCACCTACACCCGACTCCATCGCAGCGAGAGTGCGCTTTCTATCGTGACACGGGGCTTTGAACGCTTGATGACTTGGGCGAGAACCTGCGCGTCACCATCAACGATCACTGATCTCATCGCATTCGCTCCGCTCCAAGGGCTGCTGCTAGAACCTGCCGGTGATGCAGATCTCCAGATAGGTCAACGCCTATGCGAAGCCGTCTACGGCGTGGATATTTCACAGAAGCTTCGTACAAGAAACCCAGCGCTAGCTCAAATGAGCTTGTTTTAG